Part of the Paenarthrobacter sp. JL.01a genome is shown below.
AGGGCTCCAGGCCAGCGAAGAAGGCCGTGAGGGTGACGAGGACGATTCTCCGTTGCCCTTGGCGCGCGCCGTCGGTTTTGCCGACCTCGTCTCGTACACCAGCCTTTCGCGGCGCATGAATGAAAAAACGCTGGCCCAGCTGGTGCAGCGCTTCGAGAACAAGTGTGCCGAAATCATCTCCGTTGGCGGTGGTCGATTGGTTAAGACCGTGGGCGATGAAGTGCTGTACATTGCCGAGACCCCGGCTGCCGGGGCCGAGATTTCCCTCGCATTGGCACAGGCCTTCACTGAAGACGAGATCCTGCCCCAGTGCCGCGTGTCCATGGTGTGGGGGCGCATCCTTTCGCGTCTTGGCGACATTTACGGACCCACGGTGAATCTGGCCGCCCGCCTCACAACGCTGGCCCAGCCGGGCACGGTCCTGGTCGATGCCATGACCGCTGCGGCCCTGGGGCAGGACGACCGTTTCGTGCTGGTGCCGCAGAAGTCGGAGAACGTGCGCGGCTTCGGCGAGATCCACCCGGTCATGCTGGCCCGGGGCCGGGGCAAGGGCCTGGTGCTGGACTAAGGCCTACCCAACGCCCCGGAAAGCCCACCTCCCTTAGTGTTGCGCGCGTCCTGCTTCATGTTGCGCGGCCTTGGCTAATCGATGGATTAACCCGGTACTCTTAGCTTGTTTGTGTCGTGATGGCCGGAGTTCGGTGCTGGCTGCCTATTAGTGGGGAATGTGGATGGCTCTGACCGATGGGTCCGGGAATCGCCGTGTCAAGATTCGTCGGCGGAAGATCATCACGGCCACCGCTTTCACAGCCGCCGCCGCGGTCCTGGTGACCGGCGCGATCCTCTACCCAGGGTTTAAAACCACCGAAGTGGACCTCAATGACGGCGGCGTCTGGGTGGTCAGCAAGTCCAAGGGTGCGGCCGGCCGGCTCAACTATCCGTCCAAGTCCCTGGACGGCGCCGTTACCCCGGCGAGCAAGGACTTCGACATCCTGCAGCAGGCCAGCGACGTCTTCATCGACGATGCCGACGGCGCCACCATTAACCCGGTCAGTGCAGCCAACATGCGCCTCGGGGGCGACCAAAAGCTTCCCGGATCGGCCGAGGTCAGCTTCGGCAACCGGGTTCTGGCAGTCACTGACACTTCCAAAGGCAAAGTCTGGGCACTCACGGCAGGATCAGTGGGCGGGTTCAGCGACGAATCCGAACCCGTACTGGAGCAGTCCACCGGCATCGTTTCGGTGGTTGGCGTGGACGACACCATCCACACCGTGGACCCCGAAACCGGGAGCCTGACGGACACCAAGGTCGATGCCAACGGCCAGTCCGTGGACTCGCAGGTCCGCAAGGATGACGCCCTGAAGGCATCCGGCGACCTGCAGCTGACGGCGGTGGGGGACAAAGCAGTGGTCCTCAACGAGGCCACGGGCAACATCGTCCTGCCCGGCGGAGCGAGCGTTCATCTGGACGATGCCCGGGACGCCAAGCTGCAGCAAAGTGGACCCGCTGCGGATTTCGTGGCAATTGCCACCACCAAGGCACTCTTGCTCCAGCCCCTCGATGGAAGCACAGCCAAGACCATCTCCGCCGAGGGCCAAGGTGTTCCTGCCGCGCCTGTCCACTTGGGCAGTTGCACGTACGGGGCGTGGTCCGGGGCCAACAAGTACCTCCGCGAATGTACCAACCAGGCTGACAGCCGCCGCGCCGACGTGCCCAAGGCGAGTGCGTCGCCGTCGTACGTTTTCCGGGTCAACCGCGATCTCGTGGTCCTCAACGACGTCAACTCCGGCAACGTCTGGATGGTCAACCAGAACATGCAGCTGGTCAACAACTGGGACGACGTCATCCCGCCGGAGCAAACATCGGACGACGCCGACAAGGACTCCGCCGATGAAGTCCAGCAGACGGTCCTCCCGGACCGCAGCAAACCGAACACTCCGCCGGTCGCGAAACCGGACGCTTACGGCGTGCGCGCGGGCAAGACGACCCTCCTGCCCGTGTTGGACAACGACGCCGACTCCGACGGCGACGTCCTGACCGTTTCTGCCGACCAAGCCCTGAAGTCCGGGGCGCTGGCTCCCGTTTACGGCGGGACGGGCTTCCAGATCACTGTTCCTCCCGGTCAGTCCGGATCGGAATCGTTCAAGTACTCCGTAGATGACGGCCGCGGCGGTACTGCTTCGACGAACGTGGACCTCAGGATCGTTCCGCCGGGTGAAAATGCCGCTCCCCAACAAAAACCCAACAGGAACAACGCCCTGGTGGTGCAGACCGGCAAAATCGCCAACCAGTACATCCTCACTGACTGGATCGACCCCGACGGCGACGACCTCTTCGCCGTGGCAGCCAGCAGCAGCGATCCCGCGGACCAGGTCCGGATCCGGCCCGATGGACTGTTGACGTTCCAGGACTCCGGCGCGGGCCCCGGAAAGAAAACCATCTCCGTTACGGTCTCCGACGGCACGCTGAGCACCGAAGGACGGATCAGCGTCGATGTCCGGGCTCCGGGAGCCCTGCCGCCCATCGCCAACGCCGACCACGTGGTGGCGGTCGCCGGCCAGGACACGGTGATCGCTCCGCTGAAGAACGACTCCGACCCCCAGGGCGGCACCCTGCGTCTTGCCCAAGCACAGCCGGACGAGCAAGCTACGGCAGTGATCGGCCCGGACCAGCAGACGTTCACGTTCAACTCCACCAGCGTCGGCCCGCACTACGTGACCTACATGGTCACCAACGGTCCGGCGAGTGCCCAGCAGTTGGTGCGCGTCGACGTCGTGTCCGGCAGCAACGATGGCGCTCCTGTCGCGGTCCGGGACATAGCGCTTCTGCCCAGCGGTGGCAGCACAGTGGTGGACGTGCTGGGCAATGACTCCGACCCCGCCGGCGGCGTGCTGGTGGTCCAATCCGTGACGGCAGCCGACGGACTTCCTGTCTCGGTGGCGGTCCTTGACCACTCGGTCGTCAAGATCACCGACATCCATGCCACGGGCCAGCTGTCCTTGAAGTACACCATTTCCAATGGCAAGGCCTCGGCCACAGGTGACATTTCCGTGCAAGTGGTCCCGGCCCCCAGCAAACTCCAGGCGCCGCAAGCCAAGCCCGACGAAGTGTCAGTGCGGGTGGGCGACGTGGTCACCATCCCCGTGCTGGCAAACGACTCCGATCCCAACGGTGGCGAACTGAAGCTCGATCCCGTCCTGGCCCAGCAGCCCGACGCCGCCGACGGAAGGATGTTCATCGCGGGCAACTACCTGCGCTTCATCGCGGGCGAGGTTCCCAAGACGGTGTATGCGATCTACAAGGTCAGCAACTCCTCGGGACAGACCGATTCGCAGCAGGTGACCATCCGCATCCGCGCACGTGACGACGCCACCAACACCCGGCCCGAGCCTCGTAACCTGACGGCCCGGGTTGTGGCGGGCATGACCGTCAAGATCCCGGTTCCGTTGGATGGCATCGATGCCGACGGCGACTCCGTGCAGCTCATCGGCGTGGACAAGGCGCCGGCCATGGGCACTGCAGTGGTGCGGGACGGCTACATTGAGTTCACGGCCGGGGGAAAGTCTGCTGGAACGGATACCTTCAGCTACCGGGTCCGGGACCGCATTGGCGCCGAAAACACGGGAACCGTGATTGTGGGCATCGCTCCGGCAGAGGCAAACAACCAAAAGCCGATCGCCGTCGACGACGCCGTCGATGTCCGGCCGGGCCGCCGCATCGCGGTGGACGCCTTGAAGAACGACTCCGATCCGGACGGCGACCCCATCGCCCTGGTCAATTCCTTTGAAGCCAACCCCGGCCTGCAGGTCGAGGCTGCCTCCGGCAAGGTCCTGCTGACCGCACCCGGTGCGGCCGGTGTCGAGAGCATCAGTTACCGGATCCAGGACGACAAGAAGGCCGAAGCCAGCGCCGTGGTCCGGGTTCAGACAAGCCCGACGGCGCCCCTCCACGTGCCGATTGCCGTGGACGACCACGTCACGCTGGCTGAGACGCTGGGCAAGACAGCTGTCGACGTTCCGGTCCTGAAGAACGACTCTGATCCCGACGGCGTGGCTGAAGACCTCACGATCACGTTGCCGGACGCGAACCCGAATGCACGCGTCGGTACCTCGGGCAACGTGGTGGTGACCCTCGGTCCGCAGGATCAGCTGATTCCGTACACCGTCACTGACATCGATGGTCAGTCCGCGACTGCGGTGATGTGGATTCCGGGCCAGGGCCTCCAATACCCGACTTTGGCCAAGACGGACCCGGTGGAGGTCATGTCCGGCAAGGACGTCACCTTGTCACTGCAGGAGTATGTCCGCGTCCGGGATGGCCGGCAGGCACGCATTACCGTGGCAGACAAGATCCGTGTGCAGGGTGGAGATCCCACCAACGTCATCGCCGGCGATGGAAACGCGTTGCGCTATGCTGCGCAAGCCGATTACGTCGGTCCTGGTTCCATCACCTTTGAGGTCACCGACGGTTCCGGTCCGGATGATTCCCAAGGGCTGAAATCCACGCTGACCATCATGACCAAGGTGATCCCGGACCCCAACGCCAACCACCCGCCCACCTTCAGTGGCGCTTCGGTAGAGGCACCCAAGGGGGAGACCACCGACGTTGAGTTGGCCAACTTGGCCAAGGACGTGGACGAGCGCGACCAAGGCAACCTCAAGTTTGACCTCGACGGGGAACAACCAACTGGTTTCCAGGCCAAAGTTGAAGGCTCCGTCCTCAAGATCAGCCCCGATCTTTCCCTCAATCCCGGTGCCGTGGGTACTTTCCCGCTCAAGGTCACCGACGGCCGTTCCGACGCCGTACGGGCAATCGTGACCGCCACCGTGGTCTCCTCCAACCGGCCGCGCCCGGTGGCGAACGACGACTCCGTGGACAAAGCCAACGCAGGCCGCCCGGAAACCGTCAATGTCCTCTCCAATGACTTCAACCCCTTCAACGATGCGCCGTTGACCATCGAAAACGCTGCTGTGGAAACAGGATCTGCCGCCGGTCAGCCGACGGTCTCCGGTGACTCGATCACCGTCACCCCGGCCGACGGTTTCAAGGGTGTGATGGTGGTCCGCTACACCGTGCTGGATAAGACCAAGGACCCCTCAAGGCAGGCCACGGGCCGTGTCCGTATTACGGTGCGGGATAAGCCTGACGCTCCGTCGGCACCGGTTGCCACGGACGTACGGAGCCGGACCGCTGTGCTGAAGTGGACACCGCCGTCGGACAATGGCGCAGCCATCACCAAGTACACGGTGAAAGCGGCAGGCTTCGAGCAGGTGTGCCCCACCACCACCTGCACCCTGTCCGGGTTGACCAACAACGTGAAATACGTGTTCACCGTGTTCGCCACGAATGAGGTGGGCGATTCGCCGGCATCTGCGGCTTCCAACGAGATCAAGCCGGATGAGAAGCCGTCACCGCCCGATGCCCCCGCCGTCAAGGCGGGCGATAAGAACATGGCCATCACCTGGACTCCTGCCAGGACGGAGGGGTCCCCGGTAAAGCACTACAACCTGGAAATCTCGCCGCCTCCTGCCAACGGCATTGCCGTGAAAAACGAGGTCACAGGCCTCAGCTACACCTGGCCCGGTCTCACCAACGGCGTGAAGTACAAGGTACGGGCCCAGGCAGTGAATGACCTCGGCCCCTCGGACTGGGGCATGTACTCCATTGAGGACAACCCTGCCGGCCTTCCCGGTGCCCCCGCTGCACCCACCACCGCCGTGGTGCAGTCCGTGGGGACCCAGAACCAACTCCGTGCCGACTGGACCGAGCCGGACACCAACGGTGATCCGATCAAGGCGTACTACGTCACCATGAACGGCGGTAACGGAGTGCCCCAGACGCAGACGATCCCCGGCAACGTTCGCTCCGCAGTTTTCACCGCGCAGAATGACGAAAAAGGCTACACATTCACGGTGCAAGCGGAGAACAAAGCCGGAAAGGGCAGCGTCAGTGCACCCTCGGCGCCACGGCGTGCCACCGGCATGCTGGGCCAGGTTAACAACGTCTCAGCGACACCCGCCAATACCGGGGGAGCCGGTCGGGCTGTGACCATCAATTTCACAGCCCTTGACCAAACGCAGCGCAACGGATCCGCCCAAAGTGAAGTGAGCTACCGCTACGTCGCAAGTACCGGACAATCAGGTCCCATCAGCCCCGGGCAAACGGTCAGTGGCTTCACCAATGGGCAGGCCACCACTATCACTGTCAACGCTGTATCTACAGTGGCACCCAGTTCGAATCCCAGCGCCCCGGCTACCACCACACCGTACGGTTCCCCGGGTACGCCGTCGGCCTCCGGCGCCAACGGTGGCCAGAACCAGACCACCCTGACCTTGAACTGGTCCTCACCTTCCACGGCCGGCAACGACGTTGCCACCACGAAGATCAGGATCACGGGCGGCGGAACGGACACCGGCTGGATCAACGAATCGGCCTCCGGCAGCCGGGTGGTGAACACCGGCGGTTACAACCAGACACGCACCATTGAAGTCCAAACGTTCAACTCGGTGGGCCAGGGTGGGCCGGTTGCTTCTGCAAGTGCCCAAAGTGGACCGCAGAAGACGTCGTGGGACGCTACGCTTCCGGCCGGAAGTTTCCGTACCTGTACGGACACAGCGGCATCGGGACAGACGTCCTGGGACCCGAACACACCGGGCCACCGCTGTGACGGCGTGGTCTACGGTACTCCGTGGCAGTACGAGTCAAACGGTTCCTTCACGGTCAACTGCTACATCAACCGCAGTACCCCGTACCTGAACTACGCGGCCTGGTACCGCCTGACCAGTGGGCCGAACGCAGGCCGCTACATCGCGCAGGGCAACACCACCCTGGGCGATCCCGGACCCCACCAGATTCCGCAATGCTGAGGCCATCAGCTGCGCGGTGCGGGGAAGTTGTCCCCATCGCCTCCCACGGCGGCAGCACTGTAGGCTGCCATAGCCAATGGAGAGCCCGCTCGCGGTTTTCCTTGGCTGGCCGTGGGGCGCGTGGGATAGTCTTAGGGACTGAAAATTCCGCCGCCGTTCGGGGGTACTGCGGATTGTACGGCCGCCGGCACATGCCGGTCGGCTTGGAAGCCACGTGGGGGCGGCTTAAAACAAAGGGAATTCTGGGGCTGTGACAACTTTCTTCGGCAAGCTGGGGCTGAAAAAGCGTCAAAACAAGAGAATCATCACGGGCACCGCTGCGACTGCGGCTGGCGCTGTGCTGATCGCGGGGGCTGTGTTGTACCCGGGTTTCAAGACCACGGAGGTGGACTTGAACGACGGCGGTGTGTGGGTTGTGAGCAAAACCAAGAACGCCGTCGGTCGGTTGAACTATCCCTCCCGTGTCCTTGATGGCGCGGTGACGCCTGCCACCACCACGTTCGATGTCCTGCAGCACGAGGGCAACGTCTTCGTCGATGACGAGTCCGGCTCGACCATCAACCAGGTCTCTGCGGCGAACCTGAAGCTCGGTGGCGACAAGCAGCTCCCGTCGTCGTCACAAGTGAGCTACGGTTCCACCGTCCTCTCCGTGACGGACCCCGCCCGGGGAAAGGTGTGGGCGCTTTCTCCCTCGACTGTCAACGGCTTTGATGAGGAGGGAACTGAACCCGTTTTGACCGGGGACCAGGGATTGGTCTCAGCGGTCGGCACGGACAACCGCATCTACACGGCAGACCCCGGCAAGGGCGAAATCTCGGTCATCACCGTTGACGCTGATGGCCAGCGCACCAATTACGAGGTCACCAAGGTTGACGAGCTCAAGGGCGCGGGTGATCTCCAGCTTTCCGTGGTGGGGGACAAGCCTGTGGTCCTGGACGCGGCCTCCGGCAACCTGTTCCTTCCTGGTGGCCGCAGGCTGCAGCTGCAGGATGCCCGCGAAGCAAAACTCCAGCAGACCAGCGAGGACAGCAGCTACGTGGCCATCGCCACCCGCAAAGCACTGCTGAAGCAGCCGTTGGACGGTTCCACTGCCGCAACGGTCAACACTGACGGTGAGGGCGTCCCCGCGGCCCCCGTCCAGGTCAGCAAGTGCGTCCACGCCGCTTGGGCCGGCGCCAACAAATACCTCCGCGACTGCGACAACGACGCCGACGACAAGAAGAATGACGTCCCCAAAGCCAGTGCGTCTCCGAGCTATGTCTTCCGCGTCAACCGTGACCTCGTGGTGCTCAACGATGTGAACTCGGGCAGCGTCTGGTTGGTCAACCAGAACATGCAGCTGGTCAACAACTGGGACGATGTTGTCCCGCCCAAGAACCAGTCCGATGACCAGGACCAGGAGTCCGCGGACAACAACACCATCAACGTCCTGCCGGACCGCACCAAGCCAAACCGTCCACCGGAAACCAAGCCGGACGAATTCGGTGTCCGCCCGGGCCGCACCTCCATTTTGAGCGTCTTGGACAATGACTCGGACCCCGACGGCGATGTCCTCACCGCGTCCGTGGGAGCCAACGGCCCCAAACTGGGCACCCTGGAAAACATTTACGGCGGCTCCGCCTTCCAGATCAAGGTGCCCGCCGATGCCAAACCGGGAACGGAAGTCTTCGACTACAACGCCGCGGACGGACGCAGCCTGTCCGCCGGCGGGAAGGTCACCCTCCACGTGGTGGCCCCCGAAGAGAACAAGCCTCCGTTCTTCAAACGCGGCGAGCCCACCACCATGGTGGTGGAACAGGGAAAGTCGGTCAGCCAGAACATCCTGACCGACTGGATGGACCCCGATGGCGACGATCTGGTCCTGCTGGACGCCAAGACCGACAACGACCAGGACCAGGTGAAGGTGCGCCGCGATGGCCTGCTGACGTACCAGGATTCCGGGGCCGCGCCGGGCAAGAAGAACGTCACCATCACCGTGTGGGACGGCCGCGCCACCACGACCGGACGCATCGTGGTCAATGTGCAGCCCCCGGGCGCCCTGGCGCCGGTGGTGAACGCCGACCACGTGACAGCCGTGGTGGGCCAGGACCTGGTCATCGCACCGTTGAAGAACGACGTCGACCCCAACGGCGGCGCACTGCGCGTGGCCCACGTCGAGGCGGCCGGACCGGCCGAACTCGGTCCTGTGACCGACGGTGGTACCTTCACCTTCAGGAGCACCACACCCGGGCCGATCTACTTGACGTACATCGCCAGCAACGGCCCGCAAAGCAGCCAGGGACTCATCCGGGTGGATGTGGAATCCGGCAAGGATGCAGGGGCGCCCGTTGCCGTCCATGACGTAGCGCTGCTGCCCGTGGGCGGAAGCGTCCTGGTGGATCCGCTGGCCAATGACTCCGATCCCTCCGGCGGCGTGCTGGTACTGCAATCGGTCACTGTTCCGGATGGTTCGTCCGCTTCCGTCAGCGTGATCGACCACAGCGTCCTTCGGGTCACGGACGTGCTCGGTTCCAAGGATCCTTTCGTCTTCAGCTACACCATGTCCAATGGCCGCGCCTCAGCCACCGGAACGGTCGGCGTCGTCCCGGTGCCGGCCCCCGCCGTCGTGGAAGCTCCGCAACCGAAACCGGACGAAGTGAACGTGCGTGTCAACGACGTCGTCACCATTCCGGTCCTGGACAACGACACGCATCCACAGGGTGAAGAGTTGTCCGTGGACCCTGTCCTGGCGCAGAACATCGCCGCGGAAGACGGAAAGGCGTTCATCTCGGAAAAGACCCTGCGCTTCATCGCAGGTCCCACGCCCAAGACCGTGCGTGCCATCTACAACGCCGTTGATCCGCAGGGCCAGAAGAGCGCGGCCGCGGTGACCATCCACATCCTTCCGCTCGAAGGCACCCAGAACTCGCGGCCCCAACCGAAGAACCTGACCGCACGTGTCGTGGCCGGGGGCAGCGTCCGGATTCCGGTTCCGCTGGACGGCATCGATCCCGACGGCGATTCCGTCCAGCTCACCGGCATCGACAGCACCCCCACCATGGGAACGGCGACGGCGGGGAGCAGCTTCATCGACTTCGTCGCCGCTGGTGACGGCGCGGGTACGGATACGTTCCGCTACAAGGTGATTGACCGCCAGGGCGCGGTCAATACCGGAACTGTGACTGTCGGCGTCGCTCCCCGCGGGGAGAACAACCAGAAACCGGCTCCCGTGGATGACGAAGTGAAGGTTCGGCCCGGCCGGCAGATCGCCGTCGATGCCATCGCCAACGATTCCGACCCCGACGGCGACATTATCCGTATCCTCTCGGACAGCCTCGAAGCCGATGCCGGCCTGGACGCCCACGTCAGCAAGACCAGCGGACGCGTGCTGGTGAGGGCGCCGGCAGCAGAAGGCACCGTGAACGTCCGCTACTCCGTGGCCGATGACCGTGACGCGGTGGGACAGGCCAGCATCCGCGTGGTGGTCAAGAACGACATCCCGCTCCAGGCGCCGATTGCCCGTGACGACCGGGTGACATCGGCCCAGACGCTCGGGAAAACCGCCGTGGACGTTCCCGTGCTCAAGAACGATGAAGACCCCGACGGCGTGGGGGAGAACCTCAAGGTCAGCACGGAGGTGACCACTGCACGTCCCGGGCCTGAGGGCAACGTGATCGTCGAGCTCACTGAACAGCCGCAGCTGGTTCCCTACACCGTAGAAGACGTGGATGGCCAGAAGTCCACGGCCATCATCTGGGTTCCGGGCATCGGC
Proteins encoded:
- a CDS encoding Ig-like domain-containing protein, with translation MALTDGSGNRRVKIRRRKIITATAFTAAAAVLVTGAILYPGFKTTEVDLNDGGVWVVSKSKGAAGRLNYPSKSLDGAVTPASKDFDILQQASDVFIDDADGATINPVSAANMRLGGDQKLPGSAEVSFGNRVLAVTDTSKGKVWALTAGSVGGFSDESEPVLEQSTGIVSVVGVDDTIHTVDPETGSLTDTKVDANGQSVDSQVRKDDALKASGDLQLTAVGDKAVVLNEATGNIVLPGGASVHLDDARDAKLQQSGPAADFVAIATTKALLLQPLDGSTAKTISAEGQGVPAAPVHLGSCTYGAWSGANKYLRECTNQADSRRADVPKASASPSYVFRVNRDLVVLNDVNSGNVWMVNQNMQLVNNWDDVIPPEQTSDDADKDSADEVQQTVLPDRSKPNTPPVAKPDAYGVRAGKTTLLPVLDNDADSDGDVLTVSADQALKSGALAPVYGGTGFQITVPPGQSGSESFKYSVDDGRGGTASTNVDLRIVPPGENAAPQQKPNRNNALVVQTGKIANQYILTDWIDPDGDDLFAVAASSSDPADQVRIRPDGLLTFQDSGAGPGKKTISVTVSDGTLSTEGRISVDVRAPGALPPIANADHVVAVAGQDTVIAPLKNDSDPQGGTLRLAQAQPDEQATAVIGPDQQTFTFNSTSVGPHYVTYMVTNGPASAQQLVRVDVVSGSNDGAPVAVRDIALLPSGGSTVVDVLGNDSDPAGGVLVVQSVTAADGLPVSVAVLDHSVVKITDIHATGQLSLKYTISNGKASATGDISVQVVPAPSKLQAPQAKPDEVSVRVGDVVTIPVLANDSDPNGGELKLDPVLAQQPDAADGRMFIAGNYLRFIAGEVPKTVYAIYKVSNSSGQTDSQQVTIRIRARDDATNTRPEPRNLTARVVAGMTVKIPVPLDGIDADGDSVQLIGVDKAPAMGTAVVRDGYIEFTAGGKSAGTDTFSYRVRDRIGAENTGTVIVGIAPAEANNQKPIAVDDAVDVRPGRRIAVDALKNDSDPDGDPIALVNSFEANPGLQVEAASGKVLLTAPGAAGVESISYRIQDDKKAEASAVVRVQTSPTAPLHVPIAVDDHVTLAETLGKTAVDVPVLKNDSDPDGVAEDLTITLPDANPNARVGTSGNVVVTLGPQDQLIPYTVTDIDGQSATAVMWIPGQGLQYPTLAKTDPVEVMSGKDVTLSLQEYVRVRDGRQARITVADKIRVQGGDPTNVIAGDGNALRYAAQADYVGPGSITFEVTDGSGPDDSQGLKSTLTIMTKVIPDPNANHPPTFSGASVEAPKGETTDVELANLAKDVDERDQGNLKFDLDGEQPTGFQAKVEGSVLKISPDLSLNPGAVGTFPLKVTDGRSDAVRAIVTATVVSSNRPRPVANDDSVDKANAGRPETVNVLSNDFNPFNDAPLTIENAAVETGSAAGQPTVSGDSITVTPADGFKGVMVVRYTVLDKTKDPSRQATGRVRITVRDKPDAPSAPVATDVRSRTAVLKWTPPSDNGAAITKYTVKAAGFEQVCPTTTCTLSGLTNNVKYVFTVFATNEVGDSPASAASNEIKPDEKPSPPDAPAVKAGDKNMAITWTPARTEGSPVKHYNLEISPPPANGIAVKNEVTGLSYTWPGLTNGVKYKVRAQAVNDLGPSDWGMYSIEDNPAGLPGAPAAPTTAVVQSVGTQNQLRADWTEPDTNGDPIKAYYVTMNGGNGVPQTQTIPGNVRSAVFTAQNDEKGYTFTVQAENKAGKGSVSAPSAPRRATGMLGQVNNVSATPANTGGAGRAVTINFTALDQTQRNGSAQSEVSYRYVASTGQSGPISPGQTVSGFTNGQATTITVNAVSTVAPSSNPSAPATTTPYGSPGTPSASGANGGQNQTTLTLNWSSPSTAGNDVATTKIRITGGGTDTGWINESASGSRVVNTGGYNQTRTIEVQTFNSVGQGGPVASASAQSGPQKTSWDATLPAGSFRTCTDTAASGQTSWDPNTPGHRCDGVVYGTPWQYESNGSFTVNCYINRSTPYLNYAAWYRLTSGPNAGRYIAQGNTTLGDPGPHQIPQC
- a CDS encoding Ig-like domain-containing protein codes for the protein MTTFFGKLGLKKRQNKRIITGTAATAAGAVLIAGAVLYPGFKTTEVDLNDGGVWVVSKTKNAVGRLNYPSRVLDGAVTPATTTFDVLQHEGNVFVDDESGSTINQVSAANLKLGGDKQLPSSSQVSYGSTVLSVTDPARGKVWALSPSTVNGFDEEGTEPVLTGDQGLVSAVGTDNRIYTADPGKGEISVITVDADGQRTNYEVTKVDELKGAGDLQLSVVGDKPVVLDAASGNLFLPGGRRLQLQDAREAKLQQTSEDSSYVAIATRKALLKQPLDGSTAATVNTDGEGVPAAPVQVSKCVHAAWAGANKYLRDCDNDADDKKNDVPKASASPSYVFRVNRDLVVLNDVNSGSVWLVNQNMQLVNNWDDVVPPKNQSDDQDQESADNNTINVLPDRTKPNRPPETKPDEFGVRPGRTSILSVLDNDSDPDGDVLTASVGANGPKLGTLENIYGGSAFQIKVPADAKPGTEVFDYNAADGRSLSAGGKVTLHVVAPEENKPPFFKRGEPTTMVVEQGKSVSQNILTDWMDPDGDDLVLLDAKTDNDQDQVKVRRDGLLTYQDSGAAPGKKNVTITVWDGRATTTGRIVVNVQPPGALAPVVNADHVTAVVGQDLVIAPLKNDVDPNGGALRVAHVEAAGPAELGPVTDGGTFTFRSTTPGPIYLTYIASNGPQSSQGLIRVDVESGKDAGAPVAVHDVALLPVGGSVLVDPLANDSDPSGGVLVLQSVTVPDGSSASVSVIDHSVLRVTDVLGSKDPFVFSYTMSNGRASATGTVGVVPVPAPAVVEAPQPKPDEVNVRVNDVVTIPVLDNDTHPQGEELSVDPVLAQNIAAEDGKAFISEKTLRFIAGPTPKTVRAIYNAVDPQGQKSAAAVTIHILPLEGTQNSRPQPKNLTARVVAGGSVRIPVPLDGIDPDGDSVQLTGIDSTPTMGTATAGSSFIDFVAAGDGAGTDTFRYKVIDRQGAVNTGTVTVGVAPRGENNQKPAPVDDEVKVRPGRQIAVDAIANDSDPDGDIIRILSDSLEADAGLDAHVSKTSGRVLVRAPAAEGTVNVRYSVADDRDAVGQASIRVVVKNDIPLQAPIARDDRVTSAQTLGKTAVDVPVLKNDEDPDGVGENLKVSTEVTTARPGPEGNVIVELTEQPQLVPYTVEDVDGQKSTAIIWVPGIGQQVPTLAKDEVIELVSGQSVTVDLAEWVKVRDGRSPRLTQTDRIKLIGADGADPVANGGTGLKYTAGAEYVGPGSISFEVTDGTGPDDPNGLKSTLSIRTKVLPDPNKNNPPVLLGSDVDVPKGDSASLDLEKLTSDPDSDDVQNMNYELTGGATGGFKVSIEGKTLKASADDSVQIGQSGTVQVKAKDRRGLEAVATYKLSLSASNRPKPVANDDAEPDAQSGKPVTVNVLANDSNPFPDTPLKIVSAVTETGQGTAEPGGDSVTVTPAGGFTGTMVVAYTVQDKTGELSRYATARIRLTVKDKPAAPSTPLAQSVGDQTALLTWNAPADRGSPITKYTVYGENGFKQDCPANTCTLTGLTNNVKYHFAVTATNAINESERSPVSAEVRPDVKPDTPVAPTLKFGDKQLSVAWVPPASKGSPIKSYDLEISPAPAGQNPQIQNLTGNSHVWTGLTNGVAYKVRVLARNDAKEPSEWSTYSAAETPAGVPATPAAPSVAGAGSVGNQSQLQVSWTAPNNNGDAVSSYTLTTYRGGAVVGSQAVAATSQNVTVDNSEADYSFTVSATNKAGVSGVSQQSNAIRAAGKPGMVGAPSAALVETNADGGKIRVAFNPLSAAERNGANANEISYRYALTSGSGTGAIPAGGGVVAAPNGADTAVVVWAISSRNPTPGDRSPASNTVNPYGLAYAPTVTGSKSSGVGDKTVSWTWNAPNGNGRPVTGYQYSLDGGAWQNTDQRSFSKTVGFSETHTLQVRAVSGGQAGRVGSDTSRSGAEPPPPQPPAGEVRAHNNTCPGQPGRPDTYNPSGPSCGVGWVSNSEGWLNVNCTKDIYNNGTPWYRVTQGSHPGWFVKSTTVDLRGTKPGGC